From a single Candidatus Stygibacter australis genomic region:
- a CDS encoding S8 family serine peptidase, whose translation MKKLFILFLFVTLFLHTAFAANVREDSMGRPLYAADRIKVKLSEDAAERLNLVLSETGDYSNTGLVELDTLLRSINVSKISLAHRPVLDKIWEQENGFNRWYLLFVPIGTDIESTITEISKNDYVEFANPEYISYLSATPNDPYFDDCWGHDNTAQLLSWSYDTYSHTGPPVGTVGFDSHIEEAWDDTQGYGNSSIIIAIIDTGVDYNHEDLDGNCVSGWDYGGGDSDPMDDSADEGHGTCCAGIAAGEVNNSIGVSGVAGNCSIMPLKIANSSGTLLSSAVINAVTHCGDNDVDIASMSFGSNTDYGDDPSRDAALQYAYDNGVTLLACTMNEDYDHIWNPANDPNVIAVGAASPCAERKDAFSCDGENWWGSNYGVNTMDARNAVDVIAPTILPATDVTGVNGYSSGDYYMYFNGTSCATPYAAGVAALIKSKDPSLTPAQIRDILTSTATDIVDEGPAGWDRYTGYGMVNADAAVGAVGTNTWTGAWNHYWHNSSNWSLGHIPTAGEDVIITTAGLSPYVASYDDACYNLTIEAGASLDILDQTLTVNNDATVHGSIDMLNTASRLYIDHDIVWESGSTGSMTGSSRIYVYGDWNFNEGADVQFTTGYVEFVGTSQSWFRSKEENCQLYHLLSNKSATNFSVSSQSTDDLYIAGNLYNNTSYYGSTFQCYSIHSVILDGYFNNLGGNIQCPAGTFVFNGSPTIPLKPNSGDYFNNLTINTGATALSLDASYSTTLQINGDFLLESGYFYPHAFNIEIGGDWTNNAGIGNFGEASSRVVFNGSSGHQYCSNETFNELEVNKASGGAFRINGTNVVCAAYDWTAGAVDVLSGSFTANDLIDNAIQGGYYLNAGGTIDLTNSGTGTFVDLKGDLHIFGGTMTVAGSYCVWPYLEDASIEMSGGILDITSCGISLSSSNTLTEDISGGTIRTPYSFTGNRTDFNPTGGTIELYGSTNASLSMGTGSNFYDVEINKSSKAQSESSKDKEYVIIENRDGTRTRYAKSNTVSAASELDINGYFILDTGVFDTNGNDMYVAGDWANNVGIAGFIEGTNTVIFDGPYSAAILTPETFYDLHLNKTYIGFAGLETGSGDNNGVDVTVTNNLRLYDGTMELNNPTNLAIGNILRIYNGASLNANDPGTINISVVEDWFDYNASGGFDAGSSSVVIFNGTDPGTLQQVEESEYFNDIVINSGAAYVRPSDGIPICCKNMDIVAGKLKISSYKVVVDEDLNISDRLEMSSPDDTLIVNNITWETGSSDIVTDGKIFVSGDWTFNNGTSTQLGTGNTVYFDGSLGSLILCNDSDAEFGTLIIDKTAGPSADTYINGSSSNTMNVSGDMTVSAGNQFHIQDRDLVVQNTLDIVNTGEMDMVSGGTLTNNSDFTLNGLLDVADGDVLLHGLFELAATGTLTIDGGNFVCDAPCSKGFVRLYGTMNLSSGIFEVTHNQIAIQNTFTENITGGTIRAGGTFFANTPNTFQPENNTFESINSIGGTYLTIDTTNYFNDFTVNNTVPWGIYSPLRITGNVLISAGTIYLSDPSNGNLYVGGDWTNNVGPGGFVEWTRTVTFYGPNPGDITTDETFYDLTIDKTATGYEDVEIMDGMTVNVTNDLNITDGNIEMNTGSTLNIGNDMDIALNAGLNAGGVDTGLNLTIGGDWTNSNTTYDSWVGFWPGLSTVTFNGSSDQFLSTACTQEDFYDLVINKSAGEFKSNDDTQAYGNIIIYMGIWKDNITALTHTVWGDFTVGNGGAMHTVSMYNTIIFKGTSDATLEYLGVTGYFHNIIVDKTSTKYEVVLDPDAEKVSPSNNTDGGKAQYVTVLSYFTCQQNGSLIVEDGTLDLNGNSFGGTGDVIINNGGILIVNENAALKIGSSNTLTVNNGGILQAIGSSSNKAVIQTLNTGYYDFNVESGGTISAEYATFEDMSANGVYVKDGAIIDASHPFNNCIFKDGIAAGTLLRIDNDQTFIADNVNFPTNTWSGASNVFKNMNQGHVTFAGSTGGFAGPMYEDDTFNRIHWTGFGPDLTITDTVWSDMNPYVCDMIDVAVTVKNIGNVDVTNWFYVDLYYDLPSPPSIFQSGDQNVYIDSGLPAGDSLIVNFNGITSTTGTIWSSYFQVDADSNIVELNKNNNVWGPDAITWNALPAINDLTIHYNAGNIELNWSYSAGADSFYIYRDTDPYFIPVYGTPYVSIDGASTSWNEPATGTTYFYIVTAVKSSPSPLPEILNNKEFKRIINR comes from the coding sequence ATGAAAAAACTGTTCATTTTATTTTTATTTGTTACACTATTTCTTCATACAGCATTTGCTGCAAATGTGAGAGAAGATAGTATGGGAAGACCTTTGTACGCTGCTGATAGAATAAAAGTTAAACTATCGGAAGACGCAGCTGAAAGATTAAATCTGGTTCTATCTGAAACTGGTGATTATTCAAATACCGGATTGGTTGAATTAGACACTTTATTAAGATCAATCAATGTTTCTAAAATTTCTTTAGCTCATAGACCTGTACTAGATAAAATCTGGGAACAAGAAAATGGATTCAATAGATGGTATTTACTATTTGTTCCAATTGGAACTGATATTGAAAGCACAATAACCGAAATATCTAAAAACGATTATGTTGAATTTGCAAATCCCGAGTATATTAGTTACCTATCTGCAACTCCCAATGATCCTTACTTCGATGATTGTTGGGGGCATGATAATACTGCTCAACTGTTGAGCTGGAGTTATGATACATACAGTCATACAGGGCCGCCTGTAGGAACAGTAGGTTTTGATTCTCATATAGAAGAAGCATGGGATGATACTCAGGGTTATGGTAATTCCAGTATTATAATAGCGATTATAGATACAGGTGTTGATTATAATCATGAAGATTTAGATGGTAATTGTGTTAGTGGTTGGGATTACGGAGGTGGTGATAGTGATCCAATGGATGATAGTGCTGATGAAGGTCATGGAACTTGTTGCGCTGGTATTGCAGCAGGAGAAGTAAATAATTCAATCGGTGTTTCAGGTGTAGCTGGTAATTGTAGCATTATGCCTTTAAAGATCGCGAATAGTAGTGGAACACTTTTAAGTTCAGCTGTTATAAATGCCGTAACCCATTGTGGAGATAATGATGTAGATATAGCCAGTATGAGTTTCGGGTCAAATACGGATTATGGTGATGATCCTTCAAGAGACGCTGCTCTTCAATATGCTTATGATAATGGTGTTACATTACTTGCTTGCACAATGAATGAGGATTATGATCATATATGGAATCCAGCAAATGATCCTAATGTAATTGCAGTTGGTGCAGCTTCTCCTTGTGCTGAAAGAAAAGATGCATTTTCTTGTGATGGTGAAAATTGGTGGGGTTCAAATTATGGTGTAAATACTATGGATGCCAGAAATGCTGTTGATGTGATAGCACCAACCATACTACCTGCAACTGATGTAACTGGAGTAAATGGATATTCTTCAGGAGATTATTACATGTATTTTAATGGAACCTCCTGTGCTACTCCTTACGCTGCAGGTGTTGCTGCTCTTATCAAATCAAAAGATCCCTCTTTAACACCAGCACAAATAAGAGATATTTTAACTTCTACTGCTACTGATATTGTGGATGAAGGACCAGCTGGTTGGGACAGATACACTGGTTATGGAATGGTAAATGCCGATGCTGCTGTTGGTGCTGTTGGTACAAATACCTGGACAGGCGCCTGGAACCATTACTGGCACAATTCTAGTAACTGGTCTTTGGGTCATATTCCTACCGCAGGTGAAGATGTAATTATCACTACTGCTGGATTATCACCTTATGTTGCTTCCTATGATGATGCATGTTATAACTTGACTATTGAAGCTGGTGCAAGTTTAGATATTTTAGACCAGACACTCACAGTAAACAATGATGCTACGGTGCATGGTTCTATCGATATGCTCAATACAGCATCCAGACTTTATATCGATCATGATATCGTCTGGGAGTCAGGATCTACAGGAAGCATGACCGGTTCATCAAGAATTTATGTTTATGGTGACTGGAATTTCAATGAAGGTGCAGATGTGCAATTTACTACAGGGTATGTTGAATTTGTGGGCACATCTCAATCCTGGTTCAGAAGCAAAGAAGAAAATTGTCAATTGTACCATTTATTAAGTAACAAAAGCGCAACGAATTTTTCAGTCAGCTCCCAATCAACAGACGATCTTTATATTGCGGGTAACCTCTACAATAATACTTCCTATTATGGTAGTACCTTTCAATGTTATTCCATTCATTCGGTGATCTTGGATGGATATTTTAATAATTTGGGAGGAAATATTCAATGTCCCGCTGGTACGTTTGTATTTAATGGTTCCCCCACAATTCCACTTAAACCGAATAGCGGAGATTATTTCAATAATCTAACTATAAATACAGGAGCAACAGCTCTTTCTCTTGATGCTTCTTATTCTACTACTTTACAAATAAATGGTGATTTTCTCCTTGAAAGTGGATATTTTTATCCACATGCTTTTAATATAGAAATTGGTGGTGATTGGACAAATAATGCTGGTATTGGGAATTTTGGAGAAGCTTCAAGCAGGGTGGTCTTTAACGGCAGCAGCGGACATCAATATTGTTCAAATGAAACATTTAACGAACTTGAAGTAAATAAAGCCTCCGGCGGCGCATTCCGTATAAACGGTACCAATGTAGTTTGTGCTGCTTACGACTGGACTGCAGGTGCAGTAGATGTCTTATCTGGTTCTTTTACTGCTAATGATCTTATAGATAATGCTATACAAGGTGGTTATTATCTAAATGCTGGAGGAACAATCGACCTTACTAACTCCGGCACAGGAACTTTTGTCGATCTTAAAGGCGACCTACATATTTTCGGAGGTACAATGACTGTTGCAGGTTCTTATTGTGTATGGCCATACCTGGAAGATGCATCCATTGAAATGAGTGGTGGTATTCTTGATATTACCTCTTGCGGAATTAGTTTATCTTCATCAAATACACTTACAGAAGATATCAGTGGTGGTACAATAAGAACTCCCTATTCATTCACTGGAAATCGTACTGATTTCAATCCAACAGGCGGTACAATTGAACTATATGGTTCTACAAATGCAAGTTTGAGTATGGGAACCGGCAGTAACTTCTATGATGTTGAAATTAATAAATCCTCAAAAGCCCAATCAGAAAGTTCCAAAGATAAAGAATATGTGATAATTGAAAACAGAGATGGAACAAGAACAAGGTATGCAAAATCAAATACTGTATCTGCAGCCAGTGAGCTTGATATCAATGGTTATTTCATACTTGATACAGGTGTTTTTGATACCAATGGTAATGATATGTATGTAGCAGGAGACTGGGCTAATAATGTAGGTATCGCTGGTTTTATCGAAGGTACAAATACGGTTATTTTTGATGGACCATATTCAGCTGCAATACTGACACCTGAGACATTTTATGATCTTCATTTGAATAAAACCTATATTGGTTTTGCCGGTCTAGAAACAGGTTCTGGTGACAATAACGGTGTAGATGTAACAGTAACAAACAATTTAAGATTATATGATGGTACTATGGAACTTAATAATCCAACAAATTTAGCAATAGGTAATATATTAAGGATTTATAATGGAGCTTCATTAAATGCCAATGACCCAGGAACAATAAACATATCTGTTGTTGAGGACTGGTTTGACTATAATGCAAGTGGCGGATTCGATGCAGGATCTTCTTCTGTAGTTATCTTCAATGGAACTGATCCAGGTACTCTTCAACAAGTTGAAGAAAGTGAATATTTCAATGATATAGTAATTAATTCTGGAGCTGCCTATGTCCGTCCTTCTGATGGTATACCTATATGTTGTAAAAATATGGATATTGTAGCAGGAAAATTGAAAATCAGTTCATATAAGGTAGTTGTTGATGAAGATTTGAATATTTCAGATAGACTGGAAATGTCCTCACCTGACGACACTTTGATTGTGAACAATATTACCTGGGAAACCGGTTCATCCGATATTGTGACGGATGGTAAAATATTTGTCTCCGGAGATTGGACATTTAACAATGGTACAAGTACGCAACTCGGGACTGGAAATACCGTTTATTTTGATGGTTCTCTTGGTTCATTGATCCTATGCAATGATTCTGATGCTGAATTCGGAACTCTAATTATTGATAAGACAGCAGGACCTTCTGCTGATACTTATATTAATGGCTCTAGTTCAAACACTATGAATGTTTCCGGAGATATGACAGTAAGTGCTGGTAATCAATTCCATATACAGGATAGAGATTTGGTTGTTCAAAACACATTAGATATAGTTAATACTGGAGAAATGGATATGGTGAGTGGTGGAACTCTTACTAATAATTCTGATTTCACCCTTAACGGGCTTCTGGATGTTGCTGACGGAGATGTTCTTCTTCATGGATTATTTGAACTAGCTGCAACTGGAACACTAACGATTGACGGAGGTAATTTTGTCTGTGATGCACCTTGCAGTAAAGGATTTGTACGACTCTACGGAACTATGAACCTTAGTAGTGGAATATTTGAAGTGACCCACAACCAAATCGCAATCCAGAACACATTCACGGAAAATATCACAGGTGGTACCATCAGGGCTGGAGGGACTTTCTTTGCTAACACACCTAATACCTTTCAGCCGGAGAACAATACTTTCGAAAGTATTAATAGTATTGGTGGCACATATTTAACAATAGATACCACAAATTATTTCAATGATTTCACTGTAAATAATACAGTCCCCTGGGGAATATATAGCCCTCTCAGGATAACCGGAAACGTTTTGATCAGCGCAGGGACTATTTATTTGTCTGATCCATCAAACGGAAATTTGTATGTTGGTGGAGACTGGACAAATAATGTCGGTCCGGGAGGATTTGTAGAGTGGACCAGAACGGTTACATTCTATGGCCCGAATCCAGGAGATATAACCACTGATGAAACATTCTATGATCTCACTATCGATAAAACTGCTACTGGCTATGAGGATGTTGAAATAATGGATGGTATGACCGTCAATGTTACCAATGATCTGAATATAACAGATGGCAACATTGAAATGAATACTGGTTCTACCTTGAATATCGGAAATGATATGGATATTGCTCTTAATGCCGGTTTGAATGCCGGCGGGGTGGATACTGGACTGAATCTTACTATTGGTGGTGATTGGACAAATAGCAACACAACTTATGATTCCTGGGTAGGATTTTGGCCAGGATTATCAACAGTAACATTTAATGGTTCGAGTGATCAGTTCCTGTCAACAGCTTGTACTCAAGAGGATTTTTATGATTTGGTCATCAATAAGAGTGCAGGAGAATTCAAATCTAATGATGACACTCAGGCATACGGGAATATAATAATTTATATGGGCATTTGGAAAGATAATATAACAGCATTAACACATACTGTGTGGGGGGATTTTACGGTAGGGAACGGAGGTGCCATGCACACTGTTTCGATGTACAATACTATTATTTTCAAAGGTACAAGTGATGCTACACTTGAATATCTCGGTGTAACGGGCTATTTCCACAATATAATTGTGGATAAAACATCTACTAAGTATGAGGTAGTTCTTGATCCTGATGCTGAAAAAGTTTCACCGTCTAATAATACTGATGGTGGGAAAGCACAATATGTTACAGTGTTAAGTTACTTCACTTGTCAGCAAAATGGTTCTCTTATAGTTGAGGATGGCACTTTGGATCTGAATGGCAACTCCTTTGGCGGAACAGGGGATGTAATAATTAACAATGGAGGTATTCTTATTGTAAATGAAAATGCTGCTCTTAAAATTGGCTCGAGCAATACACTAACCGTAAATAACGGTGGCATCCTCCAGGCAATCGGGTCGAGTAGCAATAAGGCTGTTATCCAGACACTGAATACAGGATATTATGATTTCAATGTTGAAAGCGGTGGCACGATCAGTGCAGAATATGCTACCTTTGAAGACATGTCTGCAAATGGAGTGTATGTTAAAGATGGTGCGATTATTGATGCAAGTCATCCATTTAACAATTGTATTTTCAAAGATGGAATTGCTGCCGGAACCCTCCTCCGCATAGATAATGATCAAACCTTTATCGCAGATAATGTCAATTTTCCAACTAATACCTGGAGCGGAGCAAGTAATGTATTCAAAAACATGAATCAAGGACATGTTACCTTTGCAGGTTCAACGGGTGGTTTTGCAGGTCCGATGTATGAAGATGATACCTTTAACCGGATACATTGGACTGGTTTTGGACCAGATCTCACTATAACAGATACAGTATGGTCAGATATGAATCCCTATGTCTGTGATATGATAGATGTCGCCGTGACAGTAAAAAATATTGGGAATGTAGATGTAACAAATTGGTTTTATGTGGATTTGTACTATGACTTACCATCACCTCCTTCCATTTTTCAATCTGGTGATCAGAATGTGTATATTGATAGTGGTCTTCCTGCTGGTGATTCACTCATTGTTAATTTCAATGGTATTACAAGTACTACAGGAACAATTTGGTCATCCTATTTTCAGGTAGATGCAGATAGTAATATCGTAGAACTTAATAAAAATAACAATGTTTGGGGACCGGATGCAATTACCTGGAATGCTCTTCCTGCTATCAATGATCTGACCATCCACTACAATGCCGGTAACATAGAGTTGAATTGGTCATATTCTGCAGGAGCAGATAGTTTCTACATCTACCGTGATACAGATCCGTATTTTATTCCTGTATATGGAACACCTTATGTATCAATTGATGGAGCAAGTACAAGCTGGAATGAACCTGCAACGGGAACTACATACTTCTACATAGTAACAGCGGTGAAATCCAGCCCATCACCATTACCTGAGATATTGAATAATAAAGAATTTAAAAGGATTATCAATAGATAG